The genomic segment CGATCGGCATGCTGCATCCGCCGACGGCCACGCGCGCGGTCGCCCGGCTACGGGCCGAGACCCCCACGGACGATCGCGAGCGCTCGCCCGCCGACCTTCTGATGCTCTGCAACCTCGCCGCGTCGATGTGGCAGGAGGGCACCGCGAGCGAGGTATCGGCCCTGGCGCGGCGAGCGCTCGCCGGCGGGCGGCTGCTGGCGAGCGAGGGCTGCGACTCGTTCCCCGTCCACCAGGCCGTCTGGATCCTCGCCTATGCCGACGACCTCGAACCGGCCGACGAGACGCTCGAGCTCGCGGTCGAGGACGCGCGCCGGCGTGGCTCGGTCTTCGGCTTCGCGATGGCGAGCGGTCTGCGAGCCCTCGTCGCCTGGAGGCGCGGACAGGTGAGGGTCGCAGAGGCCGAGGCCCGCGCCGGGATCGACGCGGGACCTGTCTCCCCGTTCGTTCGGCCCGCGATCTACGGCTATCTCGCCTTCGCACTGCTCGAGCGTGGAGCGCTCGACGAGGCTGAGGAGGCGATCGAGCTGTCGGGCTGCGGGCCCGGGCTGCCGCCGCTCATCCACTTCAACCCGGTCTTCTTCGCCCGCGGCGAGCTGCGCTTCGCGCAGGGGAGGATGACCGAGGCGCTCGAGGACTTCGCCGAGCTCGGCCGCCGCGACGCGATGCTCGGGATGCGAAACCCCGGGATCCCGTGGCGCTGCGGCGCGGCGTCGGCCCATTCGCGGCTCGGCGAAGGCGAGGCGGCTCTGGCGCTGGCGCGCGAGCATCTCGAGCTCGCCGAGCGCTGGGGCACAGCCTCGGCGCGGGGCGAGGCGCGACGCGCGCTGGGGTTGGCCCGCGGGGAGGCGGGGCTCGCCGATCTGGAGGCCGCGATCGAGCTGCTGCGTGGCTCACCGGCGAGGCTCGAGCTGGCGCGCGGGCTGAACGACCTCGGCGCGGCGCTTCGCCGCTCGGGCAGCCGCCGCGAAGCGCGCGAGCCGCTTCGCGAGAGCGTCGACATCGCTCGCGACCTCGGCGCGACGCTGCTCGCCGAGCGCGCTCACGAGGAGCTCAGACTGGCGGGCGCCAAGCCGAGGCGGCTGATGTTCTCCGGCCTCGAGTCGCTCACCGCGAGCGAGCGCCGGGTCGCCGACGCGGCGGCGGCCGGCCACACGAACCGCGAGATCGCTGAGGCGCTCTTCGTCACGCCGAAGACCGTCGAGAACCACCTCGGGCGGGTCTATTCGAAGCTCGGGATCACCTCGCGCGCCGAGCTCGCGCCCGCGCTCACGAGCGATTGACGGACCCGGCGCCCCAGGGCGGGAAAGCCTGGGGGAGGGGCCGCGAAAAGAGGTGGGGGGTGCCCTCATGACAGCCCCGCCGCGCGGCGGCAAGGTGGCGCCATGGACGCAGGCACCCGGGCTTTTCGCCTCGAGATCGATCAGACGACGACGCCGCTGAGCGGCCGGCTGGAGCCCGAGGGCTCGGCCGGGGCCGGCATCGGGTTCGTCGGCTGGACGGGTCTCGCGGCGACGCTCGAGCGCCTGCTCGCAGAGGCTGCACCGACCGGGTCGGCCATCAACGAACTCCCCGTGGGGGGAGAGGAGAGGACTCGATGAGATCGATCACCAGCAAGACCGTCGCACTGGCCCTGGCCCTGGCTCTGGTCGCGACGGGCATCGCTTTCGGCGCGGTCAAGAAGGGCACCTTCTCGAGCGGCGACCTGAGCATCCCCGTCCCCGACAACCAGTCGGTCACGAAGAAGCTCAAGGTCAAGCGCGCCGGCAAGATCAAGGACCTGAACGTCGTCTTCGCGGCCGAGTTCGCGAACAACGACGAGATCACCGCGGTGCTCCGCCATCCGAGTGGCAAGGCCGTCCACCTGACGTCCGGCAACGGCGGGACCGCGAACGGCTACGGCAGCACGCTCGATGACGGCTGCGAGGGCGTCATGAAGTTCGACGACGAGGCCCAGCAGGACATCCAGGACTTCGAGGGTCAGGACGAGCTCTTCTCGGGTTCCTACAAGCCGGAGGCCTACGAGGAGTTCATGAACCAGGGTGGACTGCGGGCGCTCGACGGCAAGCAGCTCAGGGGCGTCTGGGAGCTGACGGTCACCGACACCGAGGAGCTCGGCTCGAACAAGCTCGAGTGCTTCAAGCTCCAGGCCCAGTACGCGGCGAAGAAGAAGGGCTGAGCCGGTCTGAGCTCGCAGTATCCGGCGCTGGCGGGCCGTCCTTTCGGGGGCGGCCCGCGGTCGTTCCGGGCCCGCGTCGCGCATTAAGCTGCCTGAGGTGTTCGACCAGCTCTCAGACCGGCTCTCGGAGACGCTCTCGGACGTTCGCTCGCGCGGCAAGCTGACCGAGGCCGACGTCGACAAGGCGATGCGCGAGATCCGACTCGCGCTGCTCGAGGCCGACGTCAACTTCAAGGTCGTCCGCTCGTTCACGAAGCAGCTCAAGGAGCGCTCGCTCGAGTCGGAGATCCTCGACGCGCTGAATCCCGGCCAGCAGGTCGTGAAGATCGTCAACGAGGAGCTGACCGCCCTGATGGGCGGCGAGGCGGCTGAGCTCGAGCTCGCGCCGAAGCCGCCGACGGTGATCCTGATGGCGGGCCTGCAGGGCGCCGGCAAGACGACCGCCTGCGCCAAGCTCGCGAAGCTCCTCAGGGCCGATGGCAAGAAGGTCGCGCTCGCGGCGTGCGACACGCAGCGCCCGGCCGCGGTCGAGCAGCTCGTGACGATGGGCGAGCGCGCCGGCGCGACCGTCTATCGCCGCGGCACCGACGCCGACCCCGCCGACATCGCCGAATGGGCGCTGAACGAGGCGCGCTCGGCCGGTCAGGACGTGCTCATCGTCGATACGGCGGGCCGTCTACACGTCGACGCCGACCTGATGGACCAACTCGTCCGTGTCCACGACCGGACGAAGCCGGACGACGTCCTGCTCGTCCTCGACTCGATGACGGGTCAGGACGCGGTCAACGTCGCCGAGAGCTTCGCCGAGCGGGTCGACTTCGACGGCGTCCTGCTGACCAAGCTCGACGGCGACGCCCGCGGCGGCGCGGCGCTGTCGGTCCGGGCGGTGACCGGCAAGCCGGTGATGTTCGTCTCGACCGGCGAGGGGATCGACCAGCTCGAGCGTTTCCATCCCGAGCGGATGGCCGGGCGCATCCTCGGGATGGGCGACGTCCTCAGCCTGATCGAGCGCGCCGAGGAGCTGACCGACGCCGAGCAGCAGGCCGAGCTCGAGCGCAAGATCCGAAAGCAGGAGTTCACGCTCGAGGACTTCCTCACCCAGATGCGCCAGGTCCGCAAGATGGGCCCGCTCTCGAGCGTGCTCGGAATGATGCCCGGCATGGGCAAGGCGATGAAGCAGATTCGCTCGGCCAACATGGACGAGCGCGAGCTCGACCGCGTCGAGGCGATCATCCTCTCGATGACCCCTTACGAGCGCGCGCACCCGGAGGTGATCAAGGGCTCGCGGCGCAAGCGGATCGCCCAGGGCTCGGGAACGACGATCCAGGCCGTCAACAACCTGGTCAAGCAGTTCGCCCAGATGAAGAAGATGATGGCCGCGCTTTCACGCGGCAAGATGCCCGATCCGCAGGCGCTTCTACGGGGAATGCGCTAGCGAACTCGCTAGGCTCCTGCGCCGCCGATGGTACGTATGCGACTGACACGGGTGGGTTCGAGGAAGAACCCTGTCTGGCGAATCGTCATCGCCGACCGCCGCTCGAAGCGGGACGGTCGCGCGATCGAGACGCTGGGTCACTACAACCCCCAGACCGACCCCTCGACGATCGTCTTCGACGAGGAGCGCGCGCGTCATTGGCTCGACAAGGGGGCTCAGCCGACGGAGACCGTGGCAGGCCTGCTTCGCACCAAGGGCATCCAGGTCTCCGGCTCCTAGGAGCCAGGCTTGGTCGAGCTCGTCGAGTTTCTCGTCCGCGCCCTCGTAGCCGAACCCGACCGCGTCCGCGTCGACGTGGTCAGCGCCGACACCGACCTCGTGATCGAGGTCCGCGTGGCTGACTCGGACCTCGGCCGCGTCATCGGGCGCGACGGCCGGGTCGCGAACGCCATCCGCACGGTGGTCAAGGCCGCCGCCTCGGCCCGCCGCGGCAAGGACCTGCCCGAGGGATCTCGGGTGATGGTCGAGATCGTTGAGGATTGACCTCTTCACGCTGTTCCCGGACTGGTTCGGCTGGCTCGCCGAGCAGCGCCACGTCCGCAACGCCGTAGCCGCCGGCAGCGAGCTGCGCACGTTCGACCTTCGGCTGACCACGCCGCTAAAGGGCGGACGGGTCGACGATACGCCCTACGGGGGAGGGGCCGGGATGGTGATGCGGGTCGACGTCGTCGACGCGGCGCTCGAGGCCGCCTACCCCGAGTCGGCGGAGCGGCCGGGCAGGGTCATCGCGCTCGCGGCCTCAGGGCGCAGACTCGACGACTCCCTCGTCACCGAGCTCGCCTCCGAGCCGCATATCGCGCTCATCTGCGGCCGCTACGAAGGGCTCGACGAGCGGGTGAACGAGCACCTGGCGACCGACGTGCTCTCGATCGGCCCGTACGTTCTCGCGGGTGGTGAGCCGGCGGCGATGGTGGTCGCCGACGCCGTGCTGCGCAAGCTCCCCGGCGCCCTCGGTCACGCCGAGAGCGCCGTCGACGAGTCGTTCTCCGAAGCGCTCGGCGGCATGCCGGAATACCCGCATTACACCCGTCCGGAGGCCTATCGCGGCTGGCGCGTTCCCGAGGTGCTCTTATCCGGCGACCACGGACGCGTCGACGCGTGGCGGCGCGAGCGAAGCCGCGAGCGCGGCGCGGCGCTCGAGACCCCGGGTTCGGGAGAGGCCGACGACCGGGTGGAGGGCGGCGAGGCTCGCTAGGCTTCCCGGTTCCGCGGACCCCGCGAAGGACCGGAGTCCGCCCTTTTCTTCCCGTACCGGCGCGCCCTCTCGCGCCAACTTCCAAGCCGACACGAGACGAACGAGCCAGGCCGCAATGAGCACGATCATCGAGTCAATCGAGCAGCGCCAGCTGAAGAAGCGCGTCCCGCGCTTCGACGCCGGCGACCGCGTCCGCGTGCACTTCCAGGTGATCGAGGGAACCCGCAGCCGTACGCAGGTCTTCGAGGGCGTCGTCATCGCCCGCCAGGGCTCCGGTCTGCGCGAGACGTTCACCGTCCGCAAGCAGTCGTTCGGGGTCGGCGTCGAGCGAACCTTCCCGGTTCACTCGCCGAAGATCGAGCAGCTCGAGGTCGTCTCGCGAGGCGATGTCCGCCGCGCGAAGCTCTATTACCTGCGCGGCCGGGTCGGCAAGCGCGCCCGCGTCGCCGAGCGTCGCTGGGGCACCGAGCGTGCCGCGATCGTCGACCCTGAGGCCGAGGCGGTGGACGCCGAGGGCGTCGCCCAGGACGAGGCGCCCGTCGAGGACACCGCTCCGCAGGCCGAGGAGCCGCAGGCCGAGGCCGAGACGGCGCCGGCGGAGGAGGCCCCGGCCGATCAGCAGCCGGCCGAGGAGGCAGCCGACGCCGAGACCGAAGCGGCGGCGGACGAGGCTCCCGCCGAGGACGAGGCTCAGTCGCGCTGATCGCGCGCCTCCGCCGAGGGACGCTCGGCGCCGTAGTCGAGCTGGTCGTGATCGTCGCCCTCGCGGTCGGTCTCGCGATCGCGATCCAGGCATTCATCGTCAAGCCCTATGAGATCCCGTCGCGGTCGATGGTCCCGACCCTCGAGGTCGACCAGAAGATCCTCGTGAACCGACTCGCCTACCGGTTCGGTGACCCCGACATCGGCGACGTCGTCGTCTTCCATCCGCCGGCCGGAGCGCAGGGCGGGGGCGCCCAGTGCGGCGTTGAGAAGAGCGCCGACGAACCGTGCCCCGAAGGGGTCGACCGCGAGGCCGAGGACACGTTCGTGAAGCGGATCGTGGCGGGGCCGGGTGACCGGATCCGGATCGAGGACGGCCACCCGGTGGTCAACGGCGAGCTGATGGACGACGAGCCGTACATCAAACCGTGCGGGCCGAACGGCAGCGCCTGCGACCTCCCGCAGGAGATCACCATTCCACCCGACCAGTACTTCATGATGGGCGACAACCGTGGGGAGTCCGACGACAGCCGCTTCTGGGGACCCGTCCCCGAGGAGTACCTCATCGGCAAGGCCTTCATCACCTACTGGCCCCCGAACCGGATCGGCGGCGTCTGAGCCGCCGGAGCTGCGGATCGTGAGAGCCGACGAGCCGGAGCCGGTGTCCGCGCCCGCAAGGCGCGAGCCGTCGCCCGGCCGGCTCAAGCGCCGCAACAAGGTCCGCCGCCGCAAGGCGCAGCGGATGTTCAGCTTCGACCGCTCCCACGGCACCCGCTTCGTCGCCGGCGCCGACGAGGCCGGCCGCGGATCGCTCGCGGGCCCGCTCGTCGCGGCGGCCGTACTGCTCGACCTCGAAGGGATCTCGCTGTCGGATCGACGGGCGCTCGGCGAGCTCGACGACTCGAAGAAGCGGACGGAGGAGGAGCGCGAAGAGCTCTACCCGGCCGTCCTGCGGGCGGCGACGAAGGTCTCGGTGATCATCCGTTGCGTCCGCGGGATCGATGGCCGCGGACTTCACGTCACGAACCTGACCGCGCTCGGCAAGGCGATCGAGCGCGTCGCGGTACCCGGGGCGACGTGCCTGACGGATGGCTTTCCGGTTCCGAGCTGCCGCGTGGCGCACCGGCCCGTGGTCGGCGGCGACACGACGAGCGCAGCGATCGCGGCGGCGGCCATCGTCGCCAAGGTGACGCGAGACCGCTGCATGAAGCAGGCGCACGACCACTACCCCGCGTTCGACTTCGCGGGCAACGTCGGTTACTCGACCCCCGGCCATCGCGCGGCCGTGATCGAGCACGGCCCGTCGAAGATCCATCGGCGCTCCTTCGCCTCGATCGCCTACAGCCAGCTCACGCTCTAGTCCAGCTCGGCGGCACCGTGGCACCGCGGTGCCGTGACGATCCCGTCACTCCCTGGGGCTCAGAACGCCGCCTTCAGCCGTTCGCCCTCGAGCACCTCGCCGTGCGCGGACAACCGCAGGCCGATGACGTCGAACCGAATCCCCCGGTTGGGCGGCAACTCGTCGCGATGTTCGCGCAGCCAGGCGGACGCCAGGGCTCGGATCTTCGCCTGCTTTCGCGGACCGACCGCGCCGGCGGGGGTCTCGGGTCCCGGGGGACCGGTGAGCGTCGCGCGGCCACGGAGGTCAGTGGGCGGCGCCGCGGCGCCGCGGCGCGTCTTGACCTCGACGAAGACGATCTCCCCGTCCTCGAATACAACGAGATCGAGTTCGCCGCGCACTCCGGCGACCCGTGCGTTCCGCGCCAGAAGCCGCGCGCCGTGTCGCTCGAGCCCGCGAAGCGCGATCGCCTCGCCCGTATCGCCGAGGGATCTGCGCGCGTCGGGCATGCTCGAATGGTGCCGCTCGCCAACGCACGCGTGGTGCGCGTTCCGTGCCGAATCCGTGCCGCTCCGCCCACGGCGGATGAGCAACGCACCGGGTCTGATCGCCAGCCCTGATCC from the Thermoleophilia bacterium SCSIO 60948 genome contains:
- the ffh gene encoding signal recognition particle protein, producing the protein MFDQLSDRLSETLSDVRSRGKLTEADVDKAMREIRLALLEADVNFKVVRSFTKQLKERSLESEILDALNPGQQVVKIVNEELTALMGGEAAELELAPKPPTVILMAGLQGAGKTTACAKLAKLLRADGKKVALAACDTQRPAAVEQLVTMGERAGATVYRRGTDADPADIAEWALNEARSAGQDVLIVDTAGRLHVDADLMDQLVRVHDRTKPDDVLLVLDSMTGQDAVNVAESFAERVDFDGVLLTKLDGDARGGAALSVRAVTGKPVMFVSTGEGIDQLERFHPERMAGRILGMGDVLSLIERAEELTDAEQQAELERKIRKQEFTLEDFLTQMRQVRKMGPLSSVLGMMPGMGKAMKQIRSANMDERELDRVEAIILSMTPYERAHPEVIKGSRRKRIAQGSGTTIQAVNNLVKQFAQMKKMMAALSRGKMPDPQALLRGMR
- the rpsP gene encoding 30S ribosomal protein S16: MVRMRLTRVGSRKNPVWRIVIADRRSKRDGRAIETLGHYNPQTDPSTIVFDEERARHWLDKGAQPTETVAGLLRTKGIQVSGS
- a CDS encoding KH domain-containing protein, translating into MVELVEFLVRALVAEPDRVRVDVVSADTDLVIEVRVADSDLGRVIGRDGRVANAIRTVVKAAASARRGKDLPEGSRVMVEIVED
- the trmD gene encoding tRNA (guanosine(37)-N1)-methyltransferase TrmD, translated to MRIDLFTLFPDWFGWLAEQRHVRNAVAAGSELRTFDLRLTTPLKGGRVDDTPYGGGAGMVMRVDVVDAALEAAYPESAERPGRVIALAASGRRLDDSLVTELASEPHIALICGRYEGLDERVNEHLATDVLSIGPYVLAGGEPAAMVVADAVLRKLPGALGHAESAVDESFSEALGGMPEYPHYTRPEAYRGWRVPEVLLSGDHGRVDAWRRERSRERGAALETPGSGEADDRVEGGEAR
- the rplS gene encoding 50S ribosomal protein L19; its protein translation is MSTIIESIEQRQLKKRVPRFDAGDRVRVHFQVIEGTRSRTQVFEGVVIARQGSGLRETFTVRKQSFGVGVERTFPVHSPKIEQLEVVSRGDVRRAKLYYLRGRVGKRARVAERRWGTERAAIVDPEAEAVDAEGVAQDEAPVEDTAPQAEEPQAEAETAPAEEAPADQQPAEEAADAETEAAADEAPAEDEAQSR
- the lepB gene encoding signal peptidase I, which translates into the protein MARLRRGTLGAVVELVVIVALAVGLAIAIQAFIVKPYEIPSRSMVPTLEVDQKILVNRLAYRFGDPDIGDVVVFHPPAGAQGGGAQCGVEKSADEPCPEGVDREAEDTFVKRIVAGPGDRIRIEDGHPVVNGELMDDEPYIKPCGPNGSACDLPQEITIPPDQYFMMGDNRGESDDSRFWGPVPEEYLIGKAFITYWPPNRIGGV
- a CDS encoding ribonuclease HII, with amino-acid sequence MFSFDRSHGTRFVAGADEAGRGSLAGPLVAAAVLLDLEGISLSDRRALGELDDSKKRTEEEREELYPAVLRAATKVSVIIRCVRGIDGRGLHVTNLTALGKAIERVAVPGATCLTDGFPVPSCRVAHRPVVGGDTTSAAIAAAAIVAKVTRDRCMKQAHDHYPAFDFAGNVGYSTPGHRAAVIEHGPSKIHRRSFASIAYSQLTL
- a CDS encoding YraN family protein, which gives rise to MPDARRSLGDTGEAIALRGLERHGARLLARNARVAGVRGELDLVVFEDGEIVFVEVKTRRGAAAPPTDLRGRATLTGPPGPETPAGAVGPRKQAKIRALASAWLREHRDELPPNRGIRFDVIGLRLSAHGEVLEGERLKAAF